GGGTCGTCCAAGGATAGAAGATGCTATACCGCCAATTATTATACCTTTAATGTTTTCTGATTTTAACCATTTAATAAAATCTCTCAAGACCGGGAAAGGTAAATCTGTTCTTATTTTTTTAGGCATGATATAACTTTTTAAGTTTTATCCATCGTTTTCTTACTGCAAGCTCTTCTGATTTTAGGGTCTCAATCCATCCAAAATCTTTTGCCCATTTCATAAGTATTTTTAACTGATGCAATTTTTTAAGAGGAGAAAGTTTTTGCGGCTCTTTTCTCTGAATTTCATTAACTATTCTCCACCGATTTTTGAACTCTAAAGCTTTTTCTTTTGAAATTTTCATTATTCTATCCTTCTGAAATTATCTTATTATAACAATTTAATAAGTTTATATAAAGAAATATTTTTGAATTTGCTTATGTTCTGCTACGCTATGGCCAGTAATAAATTTCACAGTTTTTTATCGTAAACTCGGTAGGTCTTGTAAGGGTCGGAGCCCATGCGGACGAGGATTTTGTTCATCATTTCATTGCTTTCTAATATCCATGAATATTCTACCTTTTTATAACCGTTTTTCACGGCATTTTTGAAACCAGTGTTATAAAGCAAAACGTCTATGCCCCAGTGACGGTATTCCTTCACCACGCCCATTGTTAAAACCCTCAAGGCATTTATTTTTCTTTTTTCAAGAAGCAGTTTAATCAAACCGAAAGGAAGAAGCCTCCCCTTTATTTTTTTCAGGGCAATGTTCAAATCGGGAAGCGCGAGAAAAAATGCCACTGGTTTACCGTCGATTTCCGCGAATAAAATCATATTTTTATCCATTATCATCTTAAAATCATTCGCGGTCTTAGTAAATTCCTTATCGGTCATCGGCACAAAACCCCAGTTTTCTTCCCATGCGGAAGAGTATACTTTTTTGATTATTTCTACATCCTGCCAAAATTTTCTGGTATTAATCGGCCTTACAATTACATTTCTTCTTTTCATTAACCTTTCAGAAACTTTTTTAATATATTCAGGGATATCGCTAAACTCAAAGAAATATGCGAATAAATCCATCTCTTTTTTAAAACCGGAAGCTTCCAGGAAGTCAGCGTAATAGGGAGGATTGTAAGACATCATTAAAACAGGCGGGGAATCATATCCTTTCACCAGGAGCCCGCATTCCTCATTTGTTGAAAAATTCATCGGCCCGCGGGCGATATCCATCCCTTTTGATTTAAGCCATAAAGAGGCTTTTGACAATAATTTTTCCGCGACCGCGTAATCTTTTTCGCATTCAAAAAAACCGAAAAAACCAACCTTGTCTTTGTAAAAATTATTATGATTAAAGTTAATATGCGCTGAAATACGGCCAACCGGTTCTCTGCCTTTAAAAGCCAGGAAAAGTTTTATTTCCGCGTGCTCATAAAAAGGATTTTTTTTAGGATTAAAGAATTCCTCGCGTTCAATCAAAAGCGGAGGCACCCAATTAGGGTCATTCTTGTAAAGTTCGTAAGGAAAGCGGATAAATATATGTAAATCTTTCTTTGATTCAACTTCTTTGATCGTAATTTCAGACATAAATTTTATACCGAAAAACTAAAAAACTGAAGAATGATTTCAGTTTTTAGATTATTTTCAGCTCTCTCGCCACCTTTTTAATTTTTGACAGCGCAAAATCAATTTGAACATTAGTATGGGTGGCCATCAAACTAAGCCTTATAATACAAGCGCCCTCAGAAACCGCCGGCGGGACCGCGGGATTCACAAAAATACCTTCATCCTGAAGCATCTTGCACATTTTAAAACATGTAATACTGTCGCCGACATATACGGGAATGACAGGGGTTTCGCTCCTTCCGACATTCAATCCCAAATCTTTTGTTCCATTCAGCATTCTTTTGGTATTTTGCCATAATTTTTCAATCCTCTCAGGTTCGCGCTTCATTACATGTAACGCCGCGCTCACCGACGCCACATTAGCGGGCGGCATACTTGCGCTAAAAATCAATTCCCGCGAATGGTGCTTTAAATAATGGATTGTGTCTTTATCAGAGGCAATAAAACCTCCCAGTGAAGCCAAAGATTTGCTAAATGTGCCCATAATTAAGTAAACTTTTTCCGTCAAATTAAAATGAGAGGCAGTGCCTGCGCCATTTTTGCCTAAAACGCCAATTGAATGGGCATCGTCAAGCATTATCGAGGCGTTATATTTCTCCGCCGCGTCAACAATCCCGGGAAGGGCAACTATATCGCCTTCCATACTGAATATACCGTCGGTAACAACCAATTTGCTTTTATCAGCGGGAATACTTTTTAAAACACGGCCAAGGTCATCTATGTCATTATGCTCATATTTCAAAGTCTTCCCGAAGCTCAGGCGGCATCCGTCAACAATACTCGCGTGGTTATATTTATCCGCAATAATATACTCATTACGGCCGATTAATCCTGAAAGAGTACCAAGGTTTACCTGGAACCCGGTTGAAAATAAAAGAGACGCCTCTTTCCCGACAAAATCGGCTAATTCTTCTTCCAGCTGGACGTGGATGTCAAGCGTGCCGTTTAAAAACCTCGAGCCGGCACAACCTGTCCCATATTTTTCAACCGCGTCTAATGACGCCTTTTTAACCTCAGGGTGAGTGTTAAGGCCAAGATAACTGTTGGACCCGAACATGAGAATTTTCTTGCCGCCTATTATGACTTCTGTATCTAACCCGGATTCAATCTCGCGGAAATAGGGATAAAGCCCCATAGCCTGCACCTTCTTTGCAAGTTCAAATTTTCTTACTTTTTCGAGAATATGGTTATTTTTCATAAAAATCCTTTACAATAAACTCAGAGTTTACAACAAAATCTATTGAAAGTCAAATATTATAAAAAAACAAAGAAAAACCAGGATTAATAAAAAGATATAATCAAAACCCTTGAAACCGGTTTTTAAATAATATGTCCGGTTTCCCCTCCTGCCGAATCCCCTTGATTCCAATGCGACAGCTAATTGGTCGGTATTTCTAATAGCCAGGAGGAATATAGGGACAAGAAGCGGCACATGTTTTTTTGCCCTATGCCATATACTGCCGCTGTCCAAATCCAATCCCCGCGATTTCTGGGCTTCAATAACAGACGCACCTGTCCCGATAAAAGTAGGGACGAGCCTCAACGCTGTGGATAAAACAAAACTAGCCGAATACGGGACCTTGAGTTTAACCAATCCCATGGAGATTTCTTCAATACTTGCCGCTGAAAGAAAAAATATTCCAGACGCGGTCATTCCAACCAGTTTAATACCCCTCAGAAAACCGAAAATCGCGCCTTCTTTTGTTGCTCCCAAAATTTTTTCTGTATTCGCAGGATAAAAAAAAGCCCAGCTTACCATGGAGAAAATAAAAATACCGCTTAAAATAAATTTTAGTTTTATAATATTATAAAACATTTTTGACATTAACCCGAAAATAACAATAAAAGAAAATACAATCAATACCTTATAAAAATTATCCGCTTTTAAAATAAGGATAAAACTTGCGACAAGAATTATTATTTTTGTTCTCGGGTCAAGTTTATGTATAACTGTGTCTTTTTCTTCATATAGATAAACATTCATAGCAGTTTGTAAATTCCTCTATATTCAATAACGTTGAGCCTAATTGGCCGCTTAATTTAACAAGCGGTGGAAGTTTAATCGAAGAATCCTTCAGTTTTTTTTCTTTGTTTAAAACCTCCCTTGTAATACCGTCTTCTATTATCCTGCCATTGTTCATGATAATCAGACGGCTGGCGTATTCTGCCGCGACCCAGACCGCGTGAGTCACTATTATAATTGTGTATCCTTCCCGGTTAAGCTTTTCAATAAGTGACATAAGGCCCCTTATTTCCAGGTAATCTAACCCCGTCGTGGGTTCGTCTAAAATAATGACCCCCGGCCTGCTTGCCAATACCGACGCAACTGCGAGCCTCTGCCTTTGTCCTTTGGTTAAACTGAATGGGTCCAGACCGCGAAACTTTGCGAGATTTACGGCATCCAATGCCTCTTCCACTCTTTCATTAATTTCTCTTTTGCTTAAACCCAAAAGTTGGGGCCCGAAACTAACCTCATCCTCAACAGTATGGCAAAAAATCTGGTTATCAGGGTTCTGGAAAACATAACCCACCTTCTGACCCAAAGCAGCAAGCCTTTCTTCCCGGGTATCCCTGCCAAAAATTTTTACCTTTCCCTTCGACGGCTTGTTTAACCCGTTAAAATGTTTGATAAGGCTGGTTTTTCCGCTTCCATTCGCACCGAGTATCCCGATAAAATCACCCTGATAAATATCAAGATTTACATCCCGTAAAATTTCTTTGCCCGGGGTATATGAAAAATACAAGTCTTCAACCTCTAAAACTTTTTGGGCCGTATTTTTAATCTTTCTGTCTTTTTCACAAACCTTTAAATATTTTTTAACGTTTATTTTCCCCATGGTGCTATATATATTATAAATTTCATCTGTATTTAAAAAATCTTTCACGGGAAAATTAAATTTATTATTCAATTCAATCAATTGGGGCTGTTTAATACCGTTTTTATTCATCAATCCAGTGTTTTTTAAAATATCCAGAGACGGGCCGATTGCAGTTATTTCCCCTTTATTTAAAACAATTATTTTGTCCACCTGTAAAACCTCTTCACTCTCGTGTTCCACCATACAGAAGGTCATTTTTTTATTCCCGAAAAATTTTTTGGCAAGGGCAAATATTTCTTCTTTTCCCTGTGGATCCAAATCAGTAGTCGGTTCATCAAGACAAAGAATTTTAGGGCCAAGGGCCAGTACTGACCCTATACATAACCTCTGTTTCTCACCGCCCGATAAAGCAAGGGGATTTCTCTTTTCAAACCCTTTTAACCCGACAGTTTCCAAAGATCTTTTAACGCGTGAATTTATCTCCTCCCACGGCAAACCTAGATTTTCCGGGCCGAAAGCTATTTCCAGGTCAACGCGGGTGGAAAATATCTGTGTTTCAAAATCCTGAAATACAAGCCCCGCATGGAATGAAAGTTCTTTGACAGACAGATCCAGCGTGTTTTTCCCGTCAATAAAAACATCCCCTTTAAATCCGCCTTTAATCAAATGAGGGATTACCCCGTTAAAAGTTTTGAGAAGTGTGGATTTACCAGCGCCGTCCTGGCCCATAATTACCACAAATTCGCCCGGTAAAATCTCAAAAGAAATATTATTCAGTACTTTTTGCGGATTGGATGAATAAGAAAATGAGAGGTTTTTTATATTAACCACTTAACCCTCTTACAACAAAACACATCCAATTAGAAATACAATAATAAAAGGCGCAGTCCCTAAAACTACAGTTGTTCCCGCGGTCCCGGCACCAAATTGGAAAGGAATTGCATGGTATAAGTTGACTGATAAAAGAATGCCTAAAATCAGGCCTGCTAATCCGCCTGTCCAAATTAGAATCGCACCAATAATATTTTTGGGGCGATGCTCTATTTTCACACCCATAATATCCGTCCAGAGTAAATTCCATTTTTTTACTCTCGGAAAAAGAAATTTCAAAAGAAACGGCCCCAAAATTCCGGCGGCGAGAAAATTATTTACCGATATAATCGCGCCGAGCGTGGCAAAAGGCAAAAGGCCCATAAGTTCCAACCCCCATGCAATTATAAGCGCGCATATAACAGCGGAGATGAGACAAATCAATTCTAATTCAATTACCTGCCTTATTGAACCCATGGACGGTTCTTCTTTACTCGAAAAAATCCCCATTTTTCCCCATAATTTATAGGGAACAAACGCAAAGAAAAAGTTCCCGAAAAAACCAAATAAGCTGCCCGCGCTTAATGTTCCAAAAAAATCGCCTATTAAATTTCCGAATGCCGCTCCCCACGCGGCCGCCGGTCCGAAAAGAACGCCAAAAACCACAGGAATAACATTCGCCGGGCGAATTTCCGTGAATCCCGGGATAAGAGGTATTCCTTTGAAAGGGATTAATACCGCGGCAAAAATAGCCGCAGTAAGGGCTGAAAGAACAATCATCCTGGTGTGTTTCCACATTTCAAAAACTTCCCGCACAAAAATCCTCCTTGTTTATTTTTTATTATTATTTTCCAGATATTGTTCTAATAAAACACCCGGGAAAACTTTTTCGATGTCTGTATTAAACACGAATGCCGGAACAATCCAAATATTTTTAGAGGTATAATAACAATCTATACTGCAGAAGACAGGCCCCTTTTCAAATTGAAGGACTATATAAATCTTTTTATACCATTGTGCCAATTTTAGAATATTAATAAATTTATGGCTCAATAACTTGCCATAGTATTTTTCAACCCGTTTTAATCTTTCTAATTCTTCAGTTGAACTGCGGTCTCCCTCTAACGCGCTCCCTTTCAATATAGATTCCACAAAGGCCTCTGCACCCTGTTCCCTGTAAAGCTGGAGGCTGTCGGATATAATTGACGGGACCAGTGAATAATCCTCCTGGATAACCGGGGCTTCTTCTTTTTTTATCTCTTCTTTTTCACTCCTGACTTCCTGAGATACAGCGGATGTGTCTCCTTTTCCATCTTCGGCACAGGCTGAATCAGGTAACAATAAAATAAAAACCAAAGGGCATAAATATAAAAATTTCATAACACCTCCTTCCGCCTCAACTGCCTGTAATTATTCAGCAATTCCCAGCTGATTTCCATTCCGAATAATCTGACATTTTTATTAATAAACAATACACATTTTTTTGTAAATTCATTCAGCTCTTTTGTCCCGGAAATTTTTGCCTGGTAAGAAATAATTCCTTTCAACGCCGACAGCCTGATTTTTTCCTTTGTAATTTCATAGGCGTCCCGTATAAGGGCGAAATGATTCGGAGATAGTTCAAGTTCATTCCCGACCTTAATACAATCGTTAAAAATAAATTCCAGCCTTTTCAACAAATATTTGGATTCGGAAAGAATATTTTTATTGTCCTTGCGGAACAAATTAATACCGGTTATCTTTTTCAGACTGATGTTCACTATATCATCTTTGATTTCTTCTTTTATTTTAAGAAACTCGCTTTTAAACTGTTCCTGGTAATCATATGTATTATACGGACACTGCTTGATTTTGAATATCTCTTTTGTGAAATAATTCTCCAGCGCACGCAGGCTTTTAATACGTTTCATCTTCACAAGCATCCCGCTGATGTCCACTATCGGATAAAAAGAAATCTTGACCGCGCCGTTCACAAAACCATATTTAAACCTGATACCCTGCGAGACATTCCCCTTTAATATTTTTTTAATTAAAATATTATCAATAATCTCAGTATAAGAAATGTCCTTCATTGCCTTATTTATAAAATCATAATGGCAGTCCACCTGCTTGCTTAACCCAAAAAAACTGATATAGGTGGATTTCTTTTTCTGCACAACTTTTCTTCTATAATCAATTGCTTTTAAGCCAAAAAGGATTATTTTTAATTGTGTCTCAGGGTCCAATGTTTTAGTCGAACGTTCCAACAGCCAAAATTTCGATTTTTCTCTTTTATCCAGAAATGCATACAATAGATATTTCTGGGCCTTCTCCGGCATTTTTTCAAACTCATTATATATTCCAATAGCATTTTGCATTTGTTTTGTGAAAGGGTTTATTCCAACGCTGTGAAATGACTGTTTATACAGCAGAAATTTTATAAAAGATACCATTTGTTTGTTGAACTCGGGCAGGCCATTTTCATTAAAAGAAATTTCTTTCTGGAACTTTCTATAAAATTCCAAAACAATATCATAATAAATATTATATGCTCCTCTAAATGCAAATAAACGTTCTAAAACATAAGCCTCTCTCCCAAAACGTTCTATCTCACTCTCATCAGCACTCTTCATCCCGCCCTTGTCAGTTTCATCCGCGGTTGAAACGGGTTTATTAATTACCTCCAGAGCCCTCCTGCCCTTGTCAAAAATATAATCCATCAGGATTCCCATGGAAGTTTTTTCTTTTTTAATAATAGAAAGGCCTTTCCTGTAAAAAGAAAAAAATCTTTCCATTAAATCATAAGTCATCAATCCCTCATAAACAGAAGACGCTATTAAAATACACAATAATGTGTTAGCTGTAAAAAGGGTCTCTGCGCCGGTTTTCTCCGTTATTTCCGCCATATCCTTGTCTTTTGGCGAAAAAAGCTCTTCAATTGATTCGAGGGGATATTCACTTTTAATAATCTGCCCTAATTTCCCCATCTGGCCTATAAAAAAAAGGGCCAGTTTTTCAGTGTTTTTGTCCACCAGATTTTCGAGTATTTTCTCTCTTTTTAATGCTTCAACTCCCGCCTCAGGATATACAACAAAATCAATTTGCTTGTGGTATTTTTTAAATAATGACGGGACCTTGCCTATATTAAAAAATAAGATACTCACAATCATCGCCCTCTTGACCCCGGGATACATGGCCAGGCTGTCATACATATCTTCAAGCTGTGTAAGCTGCTTTTCAGAAACTTCGATACTGATGGGTGTTTTCTCGCCAAAATCCTCCTGGGCAATACGGTTAAACACGGTTTTATCCTGGAATTCACTTTTGGTTTTTGTATCCACTGCCTGGAATTTTTTTGCTATTCTTATTATATATTCGTTCACCGTTTCAATATGCTCTTTACGGACACTTTTGATATTTCTCATTTCCAAAAATTCATTTAAAACTATTTCCAAAACCTTCGGGCAGAATTTTGACATCAGAGAAATATTATCGCCAATCTCTTTCGGGCTAAAAATTTCATGTATAAACAATTTTCTGATATCCTCTATTACTGCCTCTATTAATTTAACCCTTTTCTCCAGACTGAAAATCTTTTGCAAACCGGATTTTTCACTGTATAACCGCTTTATTTCTCCCCTGTAAGCAAGCGGGTATTTCTGGATAACATTTGCACAATTTTCAAGTTTCAACAGGTAATTTACATTTCTAAAGCTCACTTCTTTATTCCTGAAAATTTCCATTAAGCTATCCAATTCTTCAATGGTCTTATGTATATTACTATACCTAAATTCAAGATAATCGGTTTTCTCGTTCAACCTGAGCTCCAGGCCCGTGTCAAAAATAATAACGTCTTCTCTCGCCAAAAGTTTCGATTTTACATCTTCTAAAAAAGTAAAATCAAGAGTTTCAATATTTATTGATTCCAGATTACTCTCAATCTCCCTGATTTTTTCTTTGTATTCCTTATTGCTCTCGTTAAGAAACATGGGATTGAAATCAATAAAGTTATTTTTTGCGACATGACAGGCAATCCACAGGAGTTTAAAACCGGCACGGGCGGAAAGAAACGGGAAAATGCGGCCTGTCCCGTGAAGTTCAAATTTTTCAAATAAATTCCTGTAAAAAAACGGCCTTTCAAAACTTATTTCGTTGTAATATTTATCCTTGAATTCCCTGGCAATTTTAATCAATTCCCGTGTTTCGCGGTACTCGCGTATCATCTCACGGTTATAGCCCGCGATTGCCTCAATCTCAAAATCATTTTTTTTCTCCAGTTCTTTCATTAAAATAGGATCTATCCTTAGAATTTCATAAATCCTTAAAAGCCTCCTGAGGGCCATCCAGAATGTCCCTCCCATATTCGTTATTTTTTCTTCCATTATCGATTCCCATGTTATTCCCGGATTATAAATAACATCACTCGCTTCCCTCCTGAGCTTGGAAAATCTTTCAAATTTTTTCGCTGGCATCAATCCGCCGGTGCCGGCGGCGAATTCCGCTATGCTTTTTAAATAATCCCTTTTAATCAATTCAAATCCCTGCTTGGGCGGAATAAAATAATTTTCCATCACAAAGCGGTATTCTTCCATAATCCTTTTTAAAAGAATCAGTTCTTTATCATTTGATATTTTTCTTTTATCGAGAATTTTTTTAAGATAATCCATAGATTCCTGGGACACAGATTTTTTGATATCCGGGTGGATCCTTTTTTCAACTATATCCAAAAGCAATGCGAGTTGTCTCGCCGAGAATTCCTTTCCTATTACCAGCACCTTGTCGGTGATCGGGTTCAGCGCGGTCCCCGGCAGTTTTCCTGAAACAACTCCGGACATCGCGCTGTGACCTGTTATAATCAGTATTATTTCTTCTATTTCTTCTTTCGTGAAATTAAAAAGCGCAAAAACATGCAGGTTATCCAAAAGAGGGTTCCTAAGATTATTCTGGTATTTTAAAGGGTTGATAACACGTTCTATTTGTTTTATCTGGCCCATTTTTTCGATGAGAGAAACCATTGAATGAAAAAATCTCTCTTTCTTGTCCCTCATATCGGTGCATATGATTTCCAGTTCATCGCGCTGTATTTTTGTAATGCCTTTTAAATACCCGTTATCTTTTCCTTCAATTAAATCCTTTAAAATCATTAAAACATCTGCCAGGTAAGTAAATGAATTTTTATAACTTGACACAAGGGAAAAAGGGACGCCGGGCAGATTCAGGCTGTATAATCTTTCCTCAATCGCCGATACATCCAGTTTACTTCCTGCCCGTTCCCCAAAATATAACTGAAAATTTGAATAATCCTCTTTGATTCTTTCATTTATTTTTTGAATTTTGACGGAAACAGATGACATTTCAATCCTCTTAAAAAACGGCTGTGCCAGCTGCCACCACCCTATTTTTTCTATACATTCATAAAAATTTTGCATTTTCTTTGCGTTAAAACTCTTCCCGTCAATACTTAAGGCAATTATCCTGCCTTCCGGTTTAAGAAAATGATATAAAATATAAAATATATTTTTTAAAAGGTACTCTTCGTTTTCTTTTTCGCCAGCGCTTTCCGCCGTTAATTCCTTTTCTTTCGAAGACGGAACCATATCTTTAAAGAGGCCGAAAACCGCGCGGTCAGCAAAATAAAACATATCCATTCTGTTCTCTAATGAAAGGTTTTCATGTAAACTAACAGTAATAAATTTTATATGCGGGAAAAGATGGTTTAAAGACTGAATAAGCAGGCTGTCCTGTTGTTCTAAAGTCCCAATTTGGATTAATTTTTCCGGTTTTGGGAAATATTTTTTTATGGCCTCAACTAAAATTTCTTTTTCATAGCGGACATCACGGACCAAATCAGCCGCTAAATATCCCGGGATAATATAATAAATTTTATTGTCCTGTGATACAACTTTTAAAAGGGTCTTTCTTAAAACCTCGTTTTTTTCTCTCGCGGAGATTTTTGGATTGTCAATATTTATGAAAATATTGTATTCAGATTCATTGATTTCACTTAAAACGCCGAACTCCGTTCCCCCCCCCCATGGGTCCCTGCCGAATTTATTCTGGAGTAAAAAATCAAGGTCAGGAAATATTTCTTTTAAAATACAATATGGATTGGATTTCGAAACAACCGCCCCGTAAGGCACATAAGATTCGTCTATTTTAAACTTTCTAAAATCTTTCCGGGTAATTATTTCTATATTTTCTTTCTTACTATCCGTTGCGCAGACCGTTTTTGCCATAATATTTACCTTCTAATGCCTACTTATAATACTACTTTTACCATTTTTGGCAAGAAAAAAATGATAGTGTTCTGTTAAGTTAATTTTTAGCAGAGTTATGAGATCTATTAATAATTGTACTAAACAGTTCCGATCAAAAATTTTTAAAAATTTGTATTGAATTATTTCGATTTGGTTTTATAATATCACTGATTGAATTTTTATTCTTGTTTTACGTAAAGTTTCTTTTCCTAAAACCGATACAATCTATTCAGAGAAAAACAGAAAGTAAAAATGAGAATAATCGCTATTGCCAACCAAAAAGGCGGGTGCGGGAAAACTACCACCGCGATAAATTTGTCCGCGAACCTTTCTGAAGAAAACAGGAAGGTCCTTCTTATTGATATGGATCCACAGGGCCACGCCTCCATTGGATTGAATATCCGCACCGAGGAACTTAAAAAGACCATGTTTGACTTGCTTGTCAGCGACCGCCGCAACCCTGTCTCGCTGGATGAAATAGCAATACCTATAAATGAAAACCTTGATATCGCCCCATCAAACATCACCTTAAGCGCCGTTGAACAGGTTTTAAGCGGCATCCCGGGCAGGGACAATAAACTTCTTATTAAAATCAACTCAATGAAAAAGTCTTATGACTATATTATCATAGACTGCCCTCCGAATATCGGGATCCTCACATTTAACGCACTTCGCGCATGCAGGGAAGTAGTTGTCCCGATTGAGGCAAGCTTTTTCTCGCTTCACGGGCTTGGAAAGCTTTTTGAGACTATCGAACTCTTCAAAGAGACATTGAACCATGAAATCTTTATCCGGGCGCTGCCCACGATTTATGATAAAAGAACAAGGTTCTCAAAAGAAGTTTTGGAGGAAATACAAAAATATTTCAAAGAAAACACGCTGAAAACAATAATCCATATAAACGTAAAATTAAAGGAGGCCGCGAGTTACGGTATCCCCGTGAATAAATACGACAGGCACTCCAAAGGATATTTTGATTACAGCCGCCTTGCAGAAGAAATTATTGCCATGGAAGAGTTCAGGTTCCTTAATTATTATAAAGAAATGCCGGTTTCCGATGAACAAAGGGAATCCAGGCCGGCTATATCCGACTTTTTAACAGAGGATTTTAAAAAAGAAAGAATCCCGGCTGAGGGAAAGACTGATAACAGAATGCGCCTGGTAGAAACAGTAAATACAGATACTGCTGTTTACAATTCGGTCTCGATAAAAAAATAAGCACCTTTCCTAAAATGACAGGCTATGTGTTCTTTCTTGCTGAAATTGAATATGTTAAAAGAAAATCCGGTACAAAGGTTTAATGATATTAAAGGAAACAGAAAATTAGGGAGAGGACTGGCTGAAGTATCCAATGTCTTCCAGTCAAAAAAATTCCCCGCCTTCTCACCAAAAGAAAATGTTATTTTAAATAATATTTTCATTACAGGCATAACAAATAACCTCACCCGTCCTTTTTTCACAAGTTATCTCACAATAGAATTG
The nucleotide sequence above comes from bacterium. Encoded proteins:
- a CDS encoding pyridoxal phosphate-dependent aminotransferase family protein → MKNNHILEKVRKFELAKKVQAMGLYPYFREIESGLDTEVIIGGKKILMFGSNSYLGLNTHPEVKKASLDAVEKYGTGCAGSRFLNGTLDIHVQLEEELADFVGKEASLLFSTGFQVNLGTLSGLIGRNEYIIADKYNHASIVDGCRLSFGKTLKYEHNDIDDLGRVLKSIPADKSKLVVTDGIFSMEGDIVALPGIVDAAEKYNASIMLDDAHSIGVLGKNGAGTASHFNLTEKVYLIMGTFSKSLASLGGFIASDKDTIHYLKHHSRELIFSASMPPANVASVSAALHVMKREPERIEKLWQNTKRMLNGTKDLGLNVGRSETPVIPVYVGDSITCFKMCKMLQDEGIFVNPAVPPAVSEGACIIRLSLMATHTNVQIDFALSKIKKVARELKII
- a CDS encoding energy-coupling factor transporter transmembrane component T; this translates as MNVYLYEEKDTVIHKLDPRTKIIILVASFILILKADNFYKVLIVFSFIVIFGLMSKMFYNIIKLKFILSGIFIFSMVSWAFFYPANTEKILGATKEGAIFGFLRGIKLVGMTASGIFFLSAASIEEISMGLVKLKVPYSASFVLSTALRLVPTFIGTGASVIEAQKSRGLDLDSGSIWHRAKKHVPLLVPIFLLAIRNTDQLAVALESRGFGRRGNRTYYLKTGFKGFDYIFLLILVFLCFFIIFDFQ
- a CDS encoding N-acetyltransferase, translated to MSEITIKEVESKKDLHIFIRFPYELYKNDPNWVPPLLIEREEFFNPKKNPFYEHAEIKLFLAFKGREPVGRISAHINFNHNNFYKDKVGFFGFFECEKDYAVAEKLLSKASLWLKSKGMDIARGPMNFSTNEECGLLVKGYDSPPVLMMSYNPPYYADFLEASGFKKEMDLFAYFFEFSDIPEYIKKVSERLMKRRNVIVRPINTRKFWQDVEIIKKVYSSAWEENWGFVPMTDKEFTKTANDFKMIMDKNMILFAEIDGKPVAFFLALPDLNIALKKIKGRLLPFGLIKLLLEKRKINALRVLTMGVVKEYRHWGIDVLLYNTGFKNAVKNGYKKVEYSWILESNEMMNKILVRMGSDPYKTYRVYDKKL
- a CDS encoding ParA family protein, producing MRIIAIANQKGGCGKTTTAINLSANLSEENRKVLLIDMDPQGHASIGLNIRTEELKKTMFDLLVSDRRNPVSLDEIAIPINENLDIAPSNITLSAVEQVLSGIPGRDNKLLIKINSMKKSYDYIIIDCPPNIGILTFNALRACREVVVPIEASFFSLHGLGKLFETIELFKETLNHEIFIRALPTIYDKRTRFSKEVLEEIQKYFKENTLKTIIHINVKLKEAASYGIPVNKYDRHSKGYFDYSRLAEEIIAMEEFRFLNYYKEMPVSDEQRESRPAISDFLTEDFKKERIPAEGKTDNRMRLVETVNTDTAVYNSVSIKK
- a CDS encoding energy-coupling factor transporter ATPase, whose product is MVNIKNLSFSYSSNPQKVLNNISFEILPGEFVVIMGQDGAGKSTLLKTFNGVIPHLIKGGFKGDVFIDGKNTLDLSVKELSFHAGLVFQDFETQIFSTRVDLEIAFGPENLGLPWEEINSRVKRSLETVGLKGFEKRNPLALSGGEKQRLCIGSVLALGPKILCLDEPTTDLDPQGKEEIFALAKKFFGNKKMTFCMVEHESEEVLQVDKIIVLNKGEITAIGPSLDILKNTGLMNKNGIKQPQLIELNNKFNFPVKDFLNTDEIYNIYSTMGKINVKKYLKVCEKDRKIKNTAQKVLEVEDLYFSYTPGKEILRDVNLDIYQGDFIGILGANGSGKTSLIKHFNGLNKPSKGKVKIFGRDTREERLAALGQKVGYVFQNPDNQIFCHTVEDEVSFGPQLLGLSKREINERVEEALDAVNLAKFRGLDPFSLTKGQRQRLAVASVLASRPGVIILDEPTTGLDYLEIRGLMSLIEKLNREGYTIIIVTHAVWVAAEYASRLIIMNNGRIIEDGITREVLNKEKKLKDSSIKLPPLVKLSGQLGSTLLNIEEFTNCYECLSI
- a CDS encoding QueT transporter family protein gives rise to the protein MREVFEMWKHTRMIVLSALTAAIFAAVLIPFKGIPLIPGFTEIRPANVIPVVFGVLFGPAAAWGAAFGNLIGDFFGTLSAGSLFGFFGNFFFAFVPYKLWGKMGIFSSKEEPSMGSIRQVIELELICLISAVICALIIAWGLELMGLLPFATLGAIISVNNFLAAGILGPFLLKFLFPRVKKWNLLWTDIMGVKIEHRPKNIIGAILIWTGGLAGLILGILLSVNLYHAIPFQFGAGTAGTTVVLGTAPFIIVFLIGCVLL